Proteins from one Cicer arietinum cultivar CDC Frontier isolate Library 1 chromosome 3, Cicar.CDCFrontier_v2.0, whole genome shotgun sequence genomic window:
- the LOC101499829 gene encoding large ribosomal subunit protein uL2m, translated as MSGGVKRALRQFTFGTGKTAGRNSSGRITSFHRGGGAKRLQRTIDLKRNTTSSIGIVERIEYDPNRSSRIALVRWLNGIHPPPKRHTTTTTTTADAAASPRVLQIDSSSNNNEIRGVFGFSSLLPQYRTSSGNIFLSAFSSKTKEEKSGSVSLPLGLPRIAVAAARPEFFATRVKGEEKMEIRNWKKNSDVWMHRNKRKAAISWHTVA; from the coding sequence ATGTCAGGAGGAGTGAAGAGAGCACTGAGACAGTTCACCTTCGGAACCGGCAAAACCGCCGGCCGTAACTCTTCCGGTCGCATCACTTCTTTTCACAGAGGCGGCGGTGCTAAACGGTTACAACGAACTATCGATCTCAAACGTAACACGACTTCTTCCATAGGTATCGTCGAAAGAATCGAATACGATCCTAACCGTTCATCTCGCATCGCTCTCGTTCGTTGGCTTAACGGTATTCATCCACCTCCCAAACGCcacaccaccaccaccacaaccACCGCCGACGCCGCTGCTTCCCCAAGAGTTCTCCAAATCGACTCTTCATCCAACAATAACGAGATTCGTGGCGTGTTCGGTTTCAGTTCGTTGCTTCCGCAATACCGAACAAGTTCCGGGAACATTTTCCTCTCTGCGTTTTCGTCGAAGACGAAGGAAGAGAAATCTGGATCGGTTTCGTTGCCGTTAGGGTTACCGAGGATCGCTGTTGCGGCGGCGAGACCTGAGTTCTTTGCCACACGTGTGAAAGGGGAAGAGAAGATGGAAATTCGTAATTGGAAGAAGAATAGTGATGTTTGGATGCATAGGAACAAACGTAAAGCGGCAATTTCATGGCATACCGTTGCTTGA
- the LOC105851539 gene encoding ribulose bisphosphate carboxylase small subunit, chloroplastic 3 isoform X1 — MASSMISSAAVTTVNRASSVQSGAVAPFVGLKSMAGFPVRKVNNDITSIASNGGRVHCMQVWPPIGKKKFETLSYLPPLTEEQLLKEVEYLLRKGWVPCLEFELEKGFVYREHNNSPGYYDGRYWTMWKLPLFGCTEAVQVLKELQEVVKAYPNAFVRIIGFDNVRQVQCISFIAHTPKEF, encoded by the exons ATGGCTTCCTCTATGATTTCTTCTGCAGCTGTGACTACAGTCAACCGCGCCTCTTCGGTGCAATCCGGCGCGGTTGCTCCATTTGTTGGTCTCAAATCCATGGCTGGTTTCCCAGTTAGAAAGGTCAACAATGACATTACCTCCATTGCAAGCAATGGTGGAAGAGTACACTGCATGCAA GTGTGGCCACCAATTGGCAAGAAGAAGTTTGAGACTCTCTCATACCTTCCACCATTGACTGAAGAGCAATTGCTAAAGGAAGTTGAATACCTTCTAAGGAAGGGATGGGTTCCTTGCTTGGAATTTGAGTTGGAG AAAGGATTTGTGTACCGTGAGCACAACAACTCACCAGGATACTATGATGGAAGGTACTGGACAATGTGGAAGCTTCCATTGTTTGGTTGCACTGAGGCTGTTCAAGTGTTGAAGGAACTTCAGGAAGTTGTCAAGGCTTACCCTAATGCTTTCGTCCGCATCATCGGATTCGACAACGTTCGCCAAGTGCAGTGCATCAGTTTCATTGCACACACACCTAAAGAGTTCTAA
- the LOC105851539 gene encoding ribulose bisphosphate carboxylase small subunit, chloroplastic 3 isoform X2 — translation MASSMISSAAVTTVNRASSVQSGAVAPFVGLKSMAGFPVRKVNNDITSIASNGGRVHCMQVWPPIGKKKFETLSYLPPLTEEQLLKEVEYLLRKGWVPCLEFEKDLCTVSTTTHQDTMMEGTGQCGSFHCLVALRLFKC, via the exons ATGGCTTCCTCTATGATTTCTTCTGCAGCTGTGACTACAGTCAACCGCGCCTCTTCGGTGCAATCCGGCGCGGTTGCTCCATTTGTTGGTCTCAAATCCATGGCTGGTTTCCCAGTTAGAAAGGTCAACAATGACATTACCTCCATTGCAAGCAATGGTGGAAGAGTACACTGCATGCAA GTGTGGCCACCAATTGGCAAGAAGAAGTTTGAGACTCTCTCATACCTTCCACCATTGACTGAAGAGCAATTGCTAAAGGAAGTTGAATACCTTCTAAGGAAGGGATGGGTTCCTTGCTTGGAATTTGA AAAGGATTTGTGTACCGTGAGCACAACAACTCACCAGGATACTATGATGGAAGGTACTGGACAATGTGGAAGCTTCCATTGTTTGGTTGCACTGAGGCTGTTCAAGTGTTGA